The genomic interval ATAAGATTCATCAGGTGATTATTGCTATTCAGAACCTAGAGCCTGAAAGAAGAAATTGGATCATTGAAACTGGACTGAATGCAGGTGTAGAAGTAAAAAAAGTACCGAGTCCGAAAAGTTGGATTAACGGATCTTTTACTTCCAAGCAAATTTCGCAAGTAAATATCGAAGATTTATTGGGAAGAACACCGATTATTCTCAATCAAGATAAACTGGCTGAATCGCTTGAAAATCAAGTCGTATTGATTACGGGCGCAGCTGGTTCGATTGGATCGGGAATTGTGCGACAAGTACTTGAATTTAAACCTAAATTGGTTGTCTTATTAGATCAAGCGGAATCAGCATTGTATGATTTGGAGTTTGAGTTAAAACAATTGAAAGGCATTTCTCCGTTTGAAGTGGTTGTTGGAGATATTTGCAACGAAGAACGCATGAATTGCTTGTTTGAAACCTTCAAACCTTCATGGGTTTTCCATGCGGCTGCATATAAACATGTTCCGATGATGGAGCTAAATCCTTCTGAAGCAGTTCGAAATAATGTGAAAGGAACCAAAATTTTGGTCGATTTATCGAATTCGAAACAGGTGCATAAATTTGTAATGATTTCGACTGATAAAGCCGTAAATCCTACAAATGTAATGGGAGCAAGTAAGCGTATTGCTGAAATTATTGCCCAAGCAGCAAATAAAGGTCAAACACAATTTATCACCACACGATTTGGAAATGTACTTGGTTCAAACGGATCAGTTATTCCATTGTTTAAAAGACAAATCGAACAAGGCGGACCAATAACGGTAACTGATGAACGAATTACCCGCTATTTCATGACTATTCCAGAAGCTTGTCAGCTTGTTTTGGAAGCTGGAGTGATGGGCAGTGGCGGTGAAATTTTCGTTTTTGACATGGGGAAATCAGTTCGCATAGTTGATTTAGCAAAAAAAATGATTCTATTATCTGGATTAGAACTTGGGAAGGATATTGAGATTAGGTATTCTGGACTTCGACCAGGTGAAAAGCTTTATGAAGAATTATTGAATGATGAGGAGAATGTTCAAGAAACACATCATCCGAAAATATTGATTGCTACCGAGCGTGGTTTAGACGATCAGATTATGACTGAAATTCATCTGTTGCTAGATGCAATTGGAGAAAAAGATAATCTGACTCTTGTGAAGCAGATGAAAGTGATTGTACCAGAATTTCTCTCAAACAATTCGGAGTACAGTGTTTTAGATAAAAAATAAGTCATGTTAGATTCGTACAAACTACAAGTCCGTTTTTCTGATTGCGATATGATGCAGCACGTGAATAATGCGGTTTATCTCAACTATTTCGAGGAAGCTCGGATTCACTATTTTCGCCAAATGCTAGGTGTGGAATGGGATTGGAAAAAAACAGGAGTAATCCTCCGAAAAAATGAATTGGAATATTTGAAACCAGTTTTTTTGCATGAGCCTGTAGAAATTTTTGTTTATTTAAAGCACATTGGCGAGAAAAGCTTTACTTTATCCTATGAAGTGAAGGTTTTGAATGAAGTAAAAACAACAGGTAGCTCTGTTTTGGTGTGCTACGATAGTGTGAATAAAATCTCCATTCCAATTCCTAAAAGAATGAAAGATGCTTTAGGGAAACTTTCTCTGAAGTTGGAACAATAATTGATTATTAACAAGACGATAGACTCAAGACAGAAGACATAAGACTTGTCTCTGGTCTTTAGTCTCTAGTCTTTAGTCTAAAATATATGAAATTTCTAGTAGCTATTTTTTGCTTGTTTTCGTTGGCAGCTTCAGCTCAACCCAATTTTGGAATTGCGAGAAAGGATTCACTTCCATGTTATCAAAAATCAATTGATCGATCAAAAGCCCGATATACGGAATGGGAATGTGGTAAAATTGCTGGAGTAGTTGATTGTAACCAGAAATTGGAAATGGGTTCTGATGGAAAGCGCGTGGTTACGAGTTCTCAAAAGATGCCTTATTCAGGTATGTGTGAAACATGTCACATGAATGGAATTCTAGAACGTAGAGTAACTTTTGTTGATGGATTTGCAAATGGAGTAGATACAACGTATTACAAGTCAGGATGTATCATGGTGATTCGTTCTCATGTACAAGGTGTTGAAGATGGGAAATGGACATATTACAACGATTCGACTCAAATTCCAGCTTGGCAAAAAACGTATGTTTTGGGTCAATTTGAAGGGCCTCAATTAACTTATAATTCCAAAGGAGATACTGCAAAATTAGAGAACTTTTCTGCAGGAGTATTAAACGGATTAAAGGTCACTTACGATTCAAAAGGAGGGAAAGTGAGCCAGATGACTTATGTAAAAGGAGTTTTAAATGGTCCGTTTTTATTGTACAAT from Fluviicola taffensis DSM 16823 carries:
- a CDS encoding polysaccharide biosynthesis protein — protein: MFPKKNIPRWIIILIDLFISAVSLLIAYLIRFDIKANASKWKSELEIVEYSIIVFFLVRLIVFLSFGIQKGIVRHTSTSDFKRLFLATTTSSFIFILLGFVRFYWFDHYYLFPISILIIEYVFCFFFLSVSRFVVKLLYMESVKSTTEQQFVLIYGAGISGLIAKRMIEKDVRIHLKVFGFIDDNKRISGNRIEGVEVFHTSKLDEILLKNKIHQVIIAIQNLEPERRNWIIETGLNAGVEVKKVPSPKSWINGSFTSKQISQVNIEDLLGRTPIILNQDKLAESLENQVVLITGAAGSIGSGIVRQVLEFKPKLVVLLDQAESALYDLEFELKQLKGISPFEVVVGDICNEERMNCLFETFKPSWVFHAAAYKHVPMMELNPSEAVRNNVKGTKILVDLSNSKQVHKFVMISTDKAVNPTNVMGASKRIAEIIAQAANKGQTQFITTRFGNVLGSNGSVIPLFKRQIEQGGPITVTDERITRYFMTIPEACQLVLEAGVMGSGGEIFVFDMGKSVRIVDLAKKMILLSGLELGKDIEIRYSGLRPGEKLYEELLNDEENVQETHHPKILIATERGLDDQIMTEIHLLLDAIGEKDNLTLVKQMKVIVPEFLSNNSEYSVLDKK
- a CDS encoding acyl-CoA thioesterase is translated as MLDSYKLQVRFSDCDMMQHVNNAVYLNYFEEARIHYFRQMLGVEWDWKKTGVILRKNELEYLKPVFLHEPVEIFVYLKHIGEKSFTLSYEVKVLNEVKTTGSSVLVCYDSVNKISIPIPKRMKDALGKLSLKLEQ